One Coffea eugenioides isolate CCC68of chromosome 2, Ceug_1.0, whole genome shotgun sequence genomic window, GCTTATGGCAGAAGTCATATTTCTAGCACTCTATGAAAAATGTGGCTCAGCATCAAAGTATAAATGGAGGATTGTAGAATCAAAATTAATCAACCACCCGAAgttccaaaaattagaaaaatggGTCAGCTTAGGGAAGCCATGAAAAAACGTATTCTGTTTGCCCTCTTTTTCCTACTTATCTTTGTAACCAAACGATGTGTTACTCAACCACATGCATGTGATGCGAGTGACCCCAATGCTGGAAACTATGCATTTTGTAATACCAGCTTATCCTATGAAGAGCGAGCCCGAGACCTAGTTTCACGCTTGACCCTGGAAGAAAAAGTTCAACAGCTAGGTGATGAAGCTAAAGGCATCCCAAGGCTTGGGGTGCCTTTCTATTATTGGTGGAATGAGGCACTTCATGGGGTCTCAAATGCCGGGAAGGGTGTGCGTTTTAATGAAACAGTTCCTGGTGCAACTAGTTTCCCAGCAGTAATTCTTTCAGCGGCCAGTTTTAACACTGACCTGTGGTACAAGATGGGACAAGTTGTGTCAACCGAAGCTCGAGCAATGTACAATGTGGGCTTGTCTGGTTTAACTTTCTGGAGTCCAACTATAAACGTGCTTCGTGATCCCAGATGGGGAAGGGCTCAAGAGACCCCCGGAGAAGACCCTCTTGTGGTTTCCAAGTATGCAGTCAGTTATGTCCGGGGACTGCAAGAGGTAGGAAATCAGGAAGTGAACAAGTCAGGACCCAACAGGCCACTCAAAGTTTCCAGCTGTTGTAAGCACTATACTGCCTATGACATTGATAATTGGAAGGGTATTACTCGTTTTACCTTTGATGCAAAGGTATGAAATATAGTATTGTGGATTCCTTCTCTTCCATTGGCACTATCTACAATATGTCTATTGTATACTTTATTGCCGATAATTACTCTATAAGTTAATGAGAATCCATTTTTCTGACAGAGCATTTTTTAGATGTTTCTTATCCAACTTACTATTTTTGAAGGTGTATATGCTCTCACATCCCTTTGGTATTTCAAAATACTACTTATatcccaaaaaaacaaaagtaccATTGGCACTGCTCATGATCGTGCAGAATGTTTCAgattatttttgtgttttcCTGCATAGTTTTCataaaatattttcatttcCAGTTAGACGCCTACAATTTTTTGTGtctttatttaaatatattttccCCTCTTTCTTCTTAAGAAGTATTGGGGAAAGGAGAAACGTTTTGACAAGTTAAGACATCCTCATTGCTGATAGGTGACAGCACAGGATTTGGAGGACACTTATCAGCCACCATTCAAGAGCTGCGTACAAGAGGGGCATGTCAGCAGTGTAATGTGTTCATACAACAAGGTGAACGGGATCCCAACCTGTGCAGACCCCAATTTGCTGAAAGGAATTATCAGAGATCAATGGGGACTAGATGGGTATGTTTCTTCCACAGAAgtctacaacttttgtgttgtATAGTAATACCAGTTCTGGAAAAGCACCTCATCAATATTTTTATGATACATTACTCGAGAACAAATATAGCGAAAATGGCAATTTTGTTGATCATGTCCTGAGGCTACATTTGTTTGCTCTGATGCAGATATATAGTTTCAGATTGCGATTCCATTAGCACGTATTACAAACAAATGAATTACACTGATACAGCTGAGGATGCTGTAGCACTCGCTCTGAAAGCAGGTACTGATCACTTGTGCCATCTTCTAATAAATGATTTGGAAATATTATTGACTCTTCTTCTGGACTACATACTCATCTGTCTCACATGACCACACAGGTTTGAACTTAAATTGTGGAACCTCTCTCCCGGATTACACACAGAAAGCTATAGACTTAAAAAAGGTTGAGGAGGCTACAGTAGATGAATCCCTGATATACAATTATATTGTTCTAATGCGGCTAGGCTTCTTTGATGGGGACCCCAAACAGCATCCCTTTGGGAAACTTGGGCCATCTGATGTATGTACTGATGACAATCAAAATTTAGGACGTGAAGTTGCAAGACAAGGTATAGTTTTGTTAGAAAACAATGGTGTTCTTCCTTTATCCCAAAATATCACTAGGAAGTTGGCCCTCATAGGTCCCAACGCTAATGCGACCACAACTATGATAAGCATCTATGCTGGTATACCCTGCCGCTACACTACCCTTTTGCAAGCTCTTGAGCAGAAGTATGGGGAGAGCTTAACATTCGAGCCGGGATGTAGTGATGTTGAGTGCAAAAATGCAAGCCAAATTGAGGCTGCAGCCAAAGCTGCAGCATCAGCAGATACAGCGGTGATTGCAGTGGGGCTAAGTCAGTCAATAGAAAGGGAAGGACTAGATAGGGAGGACCTAAAGTTACCTGGATTTCAAGAGAAGCTAGTGATGGATGTGTCTGAAGCAGCACCAGGACCTGTAGTCCTAGTTATCATGGCTGCTGGTCCTGTTGATGTCTCTTTCGCGAAGAACAATAGTAAGATTGGGGCAATCTTGTGGGCTGGCTATCCAGGTCAAGATGGAGGCGATGCTATAGCTCAAGTACTGTATGGTGATTACAATCCAGGTGCTCATTTCTCTCCTTTATCTTAAACAAGCTCTTATACAATAAACGGAATTACAATGAATGACTGACTTTATCATGGTACTCTTCTCGAcgttacattttttttaatgcatTACTTTCAGGTGGTAGGTCTCCTTTTACTTGGTATCcacaagaatatgcagagaaagtGCCCATGGATGACATGCATATGAGAGCGAATGCCTGCGCAAGCTTTCCAGGAAGAACCTACAGATTTTACACAGACAAGCCAGTTTATGATTTTGGGCATGGTTTAAGTTACTCAAACTATTCCAAGGTTATCATAGTAGCACCTGGCAACATATTTATACAGCCAAAAACTTCTCACCGACCTTTCAACATTCGACATCTTGACCTTGCCTCTGAATCCAACCAAGTGATTGACGTATCGGAAGTGAATTGCAAGAATTTACAATTTGAATTGATTGTCGGTGTGAAAAATGTAGGGAAAATGGATGGATCTCATGTTGTGCTCGTTTTTTGGAAGCCTGCAGTTGCACAAGGAGTGACAGGAACGCCCAATATACAACTTGTGGGTTTTGAGAAAGTAGAGGTGAAGCAAGGGGAGGCGGAATCAGTCCCAGTGAAGCTGGATGTTTGCAAACATTTGAGCATTGTGGACGCGGAGGGGAAGAGGAAATTGGTCGCCGGGCAGCACACCCTTGTCATTGGGTCTCCCAGTGAACAACAACTGGAGCATCGTTTTGATATGCAGCTGGGAAATGCTGGTTGGGGCGAAGGAGTAATGTCTTTCTGAGATGATAATACTTTGATCACAGAAAATGGGGCCAATGGCTCTTTTGCATATATGATCTTGTGATAAATAAAAGTTGGTTTGCCAAAAAGGATTATCACTTGTTCAATATAAAGTTTATCAATATCATTAAAAAGGATTATCAGTTGCAAAATCTGTTGCGGTAAACTTTCGCTAGAGGAAGGGCTTGAACCTTCGACCTTGTGGTTAACAGCCACACGCTCTAACCAACTGAGCTACTCCAGCTGTGCTTTGCTTGATAATTAATTATAACTTATATAACCTTCCTTTGATCTGTCAAAAAAGACGGATACCTTGACCGAGTAAAACCAAAAAACAGAAATAGATTCAGTCATTTATCGTAATTTGCAAATGACGTTCAAGtccccttttttgtttttccaaacTATTTTTTTGATGGGTTATATCTCTCTTTTCTGgtgaaattgaaattttgtagtAGCATATAAATTTCCACTCATGAATACAGAGTACACAACCAACAACAGAGGAAAGTTAAAAAAAGGAGTTGTAGCATTCCCATTAAACTAAGAGTCCATCCGAGTCCAATCGAATTGAACTTAATTATCACTATGCTCAAGTTTGAATTTGATAGCTGAAGGAGTGCTCTCAAGCTTGAACGAGCTTGAAAGTTGGAACTCAAACTCAACTTAAAAGATTTTCGATTGAGATCGAGTTTGAACTTGACTTGAAAATGTTCGAAATAGTTGCCAAGTCTAATCGAGTTCAAACTCTATTAGTGGTTCTaatttctttaataaatttcACAAACAACATATCTAAGAGAGTAATTTTGTAATATtaataatttaattaaaaaaatgcaaCTCTCAATACTCGAATTATGAGTTCGACTAGTGATTTCAAACAAGTAACTCGAACTTGATTCGAGTTTGGTCAATACAAAATTCAAGTTGAGCTGTTGCGGAGCTATACCCGCGCAAGAACCTCGAATCTTCTGCGCACCTACATTAGACTTCCAAAAGACAACCAAATAGCGTTCCTCATGCAATATTCCACGCTAGTCAATAGGCCATACGAACCCAAGAAATGCACGCAATCATCCGGCATTTGCAAGAATATGGAGGTAGATTATTCCTGTCTTTTCAAGTATTGTTGCAGTATCTAACCAACATAAAACTATGTGCCTTTTGGTTCACTTTTAGGAATCGGATAATTATGAAGCGCAATCTGGGATCAGGGAATTCTGACAAATGACCAAATATTGGGATGCAAGAACATTGAACTAGTCTATGTGTTCCCGGCCCAGCAGCATAAAATTTTTGCATCTGACAGGCGAAAGGCGTCTATTAGTGTTCCGAGCGTATACCGCAGAACAGTTTGATAAGTTACTTGCTCGAGCTTAAAGCataaactaaaactaaaacaagttgcaaaagaaaacaattgatcACCAGCAAATGAAATATTACGACAAAGTATTCGTATCATATTTTTACAATTGGAAGAATTTAATAAGTAGAACACCACATGATCCTTCATAGATTTGCGAACCTCATCTAATCAGAGCAGACTCATCATCTATATCCAACAAGCACCTACCTATGGGCTATGGGGAAAAAAACAGATAATTACGGAACATTATTGTTCTGCCTTATTTAAGGCTTGATTCCGATGGGAACATTATTGTACCTGGCCATATTGGCAGCGGAGTTCATGTGGGGGGACTGGGAGACGCGAGTGGTCAAAGGGCTCAGGACGGAAGTGGCTCTACCGGTGAAGCTCTTGGCATGGGAAATGTAATCCAAACCAGTACCACCTGAACGCTGCTCCGAGAAATCAGAACTCGGTTGCTGAAATTCTGACCTGGTTCGACGATGAGATGAACCCTCAAGTTCAACTGATTGTTCTCCTCCAAGAAGCAAGTGATAGCTGCGGTTAGAGGTGTCGGACAGGGATCTGTAGCTATTCCCAGGCCTTTGCTTCCTCAAGGAGCGGATGATAAACGGTATTAAGCCCTCCATTGCCTGCCTTAATTAGTTGATGCTCTGCTCTTAACAGCCTAGTAAAGTTTGTTTTTGAGACTAACAACGATGGATGCCTAGTTTGATGTGTTTGGATGTATTAATGAGAGAATTGAAAGCTGACATTTATTTATACTGCTCCTCAGGCAGGAGGAAAATTCAAGGATAATGAGTTAACGACCAAGACTTCTTATCCTTTAAGAAGCAAATTACTaaagaaaagttttttttttttttttttttaaaaaatcatccaaaactcGTGTGAAGTTTGAAAATTCAAACCCGTTTTGGGTACCATGAATTGCAGGAGTTTTCTTTTTGTCATCTTTATCTTAATGCTTACTAAGGTAGTGCAGGACAAATTGGCAACGGAAAGCAACGAAAGTCAGCAAAATTGACTTAGTGAAGGATCATCGGACATGCAATGGGCCAATACCGTGTTGTATTATGGATGGCACGTAATTAAGGTTTTgactgcttttttttttttccttgggcTCATGGGATGAGATCGAGAATAACACTAGCTACTAATGAATGAAGAGGGGCGGCGGCTGAGGCTGGAAAAAAcgaaaaatcaaaacaaaatcaCTGGAAAATGaagggatgcatgcatttcctGCCAGCTCTCCGATGACCAAATGATTAGGAAGGGATAAAAAAAAGTCAATGTTTGACGAGATTTATCTGGGGTAAAGAGACTTACCTAATTAATACACCGGTTTATGATGAGCTGGCAGGGGCGGTTGATGATATGGTCCAGTTGAACAGGGCTAAGGTTTAATACTACTGAGAATTTGAGACCTCGAAATCAAGGTGCTGTTGGCTGTTGCCGCTGCTTCCAATCCAATCGATGAATTTCTGGGTGCAAAAGGCACGTGTTGAAAAGAGGACAACCGTTAATAGTTTCATAGTGGCGGCATTTTTTGCCAACCCTAGCTCGTTTCTTCAATGCAAAATGCGTATATTTCAACTCTCCAGCCTCGCCTGccaacaaaatttcagccaactCCATTTGACATCACATGACGCGGGCTTACAAAGACGCGAGGCGCACGGaatttaatcggtttggttAATGGGTCCGCCCTCGTTAATAGGGTCACAAGTGTTAgttgtttaaaaaaatatttttagtattttgaaaaaaattgcagGGAATACAATAATTGTCAAACAGTTAGGCCAAGGACTTAAAAGTGACTAAAAGTTAATATTAGGGACTAAACTGATAGTTGGGGTATAGTTTAATGGGATAAACTGATAAAAACCCCATTTTATAATTCACGTAAAAAGTTATGTTTAGATCCAACATAAATTGCCATGCTAACTAACTAAGGtttggtgaaaatttttatgacaaaaataccctctCCTTGTGCTTTAAGTATAAAACAAGGATTAGAAAGCTTTTCTCTCCtctattttcttaaattgtttacaaaatttttcattttgcgCAATACCTTGTCAAGATATTGCAAATATGATGATATCGAAGTGTGGAATTTCATAACTTGTTTGCACGTCATCGAGCAAATACAATCTTAGAAGGAAAATTTTATAGTTATTCCATTATAAGGTCTATTTTTTCTCAAGTGATATAttagtaaaaaaattttccctactggtccttttcttttcataatTTTCCAATTTATAAGAACATGCGAGTTTTTCCAAATTGAAGCAATTCTCACATATTAGCAGGGCAATTTATGGATATATTTGTTCATTTATAATTAAGTTGGATCTAAACATGTCTTTTTACGTGAATTATAAAATGCCTTCTCATTTGACCGTTAGTCCAATGACTTAAGTGACTAAAAATTAACGTTAGAGACTAAATTGATAGTTGGGGCATAGTTTAAGGGGGTAAACTGATAAAAACCCTTTGATCTAATAGGCAAAATAAGCGCTTATTAGGCCCTTCAAATTTCGTTACTTGTATTGTTTAATCTAATACTATTTATTATTTAGGCGCTTATTTATTAAACTTGTATTGTAACAGAAGTATTTGCATACTTATGACGAACAACGAAAAATTAGATaggcaaaaacaaaaataataaataaattcaaCTCGTGCATTGCACGTGATTAGAAGCCGGCGAAGCAACCCAACAAACAGTATGACAAAAGCGCAAGAGTCGCAGCCTGCGCTCTGCTTTCCCCCGGGAAgaaggagaggaagaagaagagcagCGGCGGCAACGAACAAATATGACGGAAAATAGATGGAGTATATAACAGCTGTCATTAATTTTTGCAAAATTGGAGACGAAGCTCAGCTGAAAAGGTCCAACGTATAAGAATAGAATTGGAGGATTCTGGGAAATCCGTCAGGCAATCCagattatctttttttttaacataatGGCGGGGACATTCAAGTCCGTCTTCGATGCTTCCTTAATCACTGCTGAATTCCAGAATGCCCAAATCAACGGGCACTTCATCCCTCTCATCTGGAAGTATACatacatctctctctctctctctctctctctatagaTGTATCTACACACACCTGTATAGGCGTTTTTCACAAGCAATTCCCCGGGGGCGGGGGGCAAAATAATGTACAGGTATGTGTCACAGAACCCTAATTGCCAGTGGGAGGATATTCCATCTTTGCCTGCGTCAGCTTACCCTCTGCTTCGGTCCAAGTTCAAGCCTTCCACCTCCACCCTCCACTCTGTTATTCACTCCACCGACCAGGTCACCACCAAGCTCCTCATCAAATTACAggtactactactactactactactcttATCTTTTAATGCAGGTGCCATGAAAATCCCTTTTCGTTTGTGAAAATAGTTTGGTAGATTATGTACTTTAACCATTGAATTGATGAAACTTaggcgaaaaaaaaaaaaagaaatcgaGTGAAGTAGCTCGGTTATATTGTTATAAAGAATGTAAATGCCACAATTGGTGCTTAAAACAGTGATATCTTTTGTCCTAAaccttttcttaaaatttttattgCTCTTTGGTTTTGATCTTTTCAAGTATTAAGTTTGGCTTGCTGTGGATTATTAATCTAAATTAGTGCTTCATTTTCATGGGCGTTTAGTTTTATATTACTTGAAAGGTCTCTAGGAGCAACTACATTCTTCGAAAGTATGTATGAATGCGTTCAGAATTGTACATAATCAACAGAATGGAGCATTTGTGGAGGCTGTGATCATGAGATACGACACACGTTTGGGAAAATATAATGGAAAGGCTCGTCCTGGTGGCCCAAGGTCCACCTTATGTATATCCTCTCAGGTACTTCCTGTTCTTTCTTCTGTTTCTTAATTCTCATTAAGTTCTCTGCAACTTTCTTATAAAGAAGGTCTATTTTGATAGCCTGTAACTCACTATAGGACCTAATTTGTTGCTTAAACAGGTCTTCTGTAACTTTTAAATGTTGTAATGTGCTCAAGGGTTTTTTTCCCCCCCGAGTTACCATGTTATGGATCCTACACATTGCAAAGCCATAGAAGGTCTTGCCTGAGAGTCAATGGACCTAGTTATAGGAGCTATTTTTAGTGCTTAAGATGATTTTCTTAAGCTTTATCTGCAGTTATATGCTTATGGCGAATTCATTCTGTGGCTTATCATATCCATGAAATTTGCAGACAAAAGAAATAGTTAAGTTTGCATACTTATTGTGTATTGTACACTAAAGTAATTTGTTGAAGACTAGATAACTTATGACTTCCTTAACCTTTCTCAGGTCGGATGCAAAATGGGTTGCAAGTTCTGTGCAACCGGAAGCATGGGATTCAAGAACAACCTCTCGACAGGAGAAATATTGGAACAGTTGGTGCATGCCTCTCACCTGTCAACTATTCGTAATGTTGTTTTCATGGTATATATCTTCTCTTTCTTTGCACATTCAAgcatatattattattttttccccTGCTGTAAGTTGTAAAGGCTTACGTCTCTTTCTTTTATTAAAATGCCATAGTTTTCCTTACAAATGCAAATTAGATCGTTAGTCTCTTTAAACTCCATCCGTCTCATAACAAAAATCTAATCTTTCCTGGATATTTGTAAACTTTTGGCGATCTGCTTGAAATTCTGTGATTTTGGTTGATCAACATGATTGCTAATGTTGCTTCTAGTGTTTTTCCTTCTCcctccctccccccccccctgGGGGCCCAATGTTCAACATATTAGTGCTGTTTATTCATATTCTGGAGTTATCTGTAAATTGGCACTATTCCAAACTCAATACATTCGACTTAATGTCTCATTTTGTTGATAGGGAATGGGGGAACCACTGAATAATTACTCCGCCCTGGTTGAAGCTATTAGAGTTATGACAGCTTCACCATTTCAACTGTCTCCAAGGAAAATTACTGTCTCGACGGTAGGGGTTTTACATTGATATTATTCTTCGGCACCTTTTCTAAaagcttcaattttttttctgttgAAGATTACTTGTGAGTATTTATAATAATTTTGGTCTTTT contains:
- the LOC113763941 gene encoding uncharacterized protein LOC113763941 isoform X1; amino-acid sequence: MAGTFKSVFDASLITAEFQNAQINGHFIPLIWKYVSQNPNCQWEDIPSLPASAYPLLRSKFKPSTSTLHSVIHSTDQVTTKLLIKLQNGAFVEAVIMRYDTRLGKYNGKARPGGPRSTLCISSQVGCKMGCKFCATGSMGFKNNLSTGEILEQLVHASHLSTIRNVVFMGMGEPLNNYSALVEAIRVMTASPFQLSPRKITVSTVGIIHAIKKLQHDIPNLNLAVSLHAPVQDIRCQIMPAARAFPLDRLMDALAEYQKKCQQKIFIEYIMLDGVNDEEQHAHKLGKLLETFQVVVNLIPFNPIGDLSHFRTSQEDKVTRFQKILREVYNIRTTVRKQMGQDISGACGQLVVDLPNKRFNSGDLVTDIEDLNM
- the LOC113763120 gene encoding uncharacterized protein LOC113763120, yielding MEGLIPFIIRSLRKQRPGNSYRSLSDTSNRSYHLLLGGEQSVELEGSSHRRTRSEFQQPSSDFSEQRSGGTGLDYISHAKSFTGRATSVLSPLTTRVSQSPHMNSAANMARYNNVPIGIKP
- the LOC113763941 gene encoding uncharacterized protein LOC113763941 isoform X2: MAGTFKSVFDASLITAEFQNAQINGHFIPLIWKYVSQNPNCQWEDIPSLPASAYPLLRSKFKPSTSTLHSVIHSTDQVTTKLLIKLQNGAFVEAVIMRYDTRLGKYNGKARPGGPRSTLCISSQVGCKMGCKFCATGSMGFKNNLSTGEILEQLVHASHLSTIRNVVFMGMGEPLNNYSALVEAIRVMTASPFQLSPRKITVSTVGIIHAIKKLQHDIPNLNLAVSLHAPVQDIRCQIMPAARAFPLDRLMDALAEYQKKCQQKIFIEYIMLDGVNDEEQHAHKLGKLLETFQVLELSCQLNSSFLQLEEWVVRSLFEIRD
- the LOC113762023 gene encoding probable beta-D-xylosidase 5 gives rise to the protein MGQLREAMKKRILFALFFLLIFVTKRCVTQPHACDASDPNAGNYAFCNTSLSYEERARDLVSRLTLEEKVQQLGDEAKGIPRLGVPFYYWWNEALHGVSNAGKGVRFNETVPGATSFPAVILSAASFNTDLWYKMGQVVSTEARAMYNVGLSGLTFWSPTINVLRDPRWGRAQETPGEDPLVVSKYAVSYVRGLQEVGNQEVNKSGPNRPLKVSSCCKHYTAYDIDNWKGITRFTFDAKVTAQDLEDTYQPPFKSCVQEGHVSSVMCSYNKVNGIPTCADPNLLKGIIRDQWGLDGYIVSDCDSISTYYKQMNYTDTAEDAVALALKAGLNLNCGTSLPDYTQKAIDLKKVEEATVDESLIYNYIVLMRLGFFDGDPKQHPFGKLGPSDVCTDDNQNLGREVARQGIVLLENNGVLPLSQNITRKLALIGPNANATTTMISIYAGIPCRYTTLLQALEQKYGESLTFEPGCSDVECKNASQIEAAAKAAASADTAVIAVGLSQSIEREGLDREDLKLPGFQEKLVMDVSEAAPGPVVLVIMAAGPVDVSFAKNNSKIGAILWAGYPGQDGGDAIAQVLYGDYNPGGRSPFTWYPQEYAEKVPMDDMHMRANACASFPGRTYRFYTDKPVYDFGHGLSYSNYSKVIIVAPGNIFIQPKTSHRPFNIRHLDLASESNQVIDVSEVNCKNLQFELIVGVKNVGKMDGSHVVLVFWKPAVAQGVTGTPNIQLVGFEKVEVKQGEAESVPVKLDVCKHLSIVDAEGKRKLVAGQHTLVIGSPSEQQLEHRFDMQLGNAGWGEGVMSF
- the LOC113763941 gene encoding uncharacterized protein LOC113763941 isoform X3 produces the protein MAGTFKSVFDASLITAEFQNAQINGHFIPLIWKYVSQNPNCQWEDIPSLPASAYPLLRSKFKPSTSTLHSVIHSTDQVTTKLLIKLQNGAFVEAVIMRYDTRLGKYNGKARPGGPRSTLCISSQVGCKMGCKFCATGSMGFKNNLSTGEILEQLVHASHLSTIRNVVFMGMGEPLNNYSALVEAIRVMTASPFQLSPRKITVSTVGIIHAIKKLQHDIPNLNLAVSLHAPVQDIRCQIMPAARAFPLDRLMDALAEYQKKCQQKIFIEYIMLDGVNDEEQHAHKLGKLLETFQVLGQCVPTCTAGCEPDSFQSNW